The Syntrophales bacterium genome has a window encoding:
- a CDS encoding insulinase family protein, which produces MKNGIKVILLERNTSPTISFYIRFKAGAANDPAGKSGMAHLLEHMLFKGTKSIGTVNYKREREVLKKIYKVGSAIDRERMKGELADKDKIVLLQRKLEKLNQRHRKLYRSNEIDRIYTENGAEHYNATTGQDLITVHVSLPSNRMEVWARIESDRMFNTVFREFYQERNVILEERKQRIESRPEGKLMEKFYAEAFTVHPYNRPIIGYQNEVAFITPHDLQNFYRETLSPEKTIITVVGNFKSWEAKKIIHKYFGNLKTSSVVEKSVILEPPQKSERKFCLNKIDAKPLLVIGYHKPNPPHDDDCVFDVISTILSRGRSSRFFQEIVEKRNLAESVIAINGLPGERYPNLFVIYAQPRSSTKIDDLENAIYSILEDLKNGKISQEELNKAKNYLRVDVLRSQTTNEEIADMLSYYEAQVGDFRYIERYLRRLDSITLEDLRRVAHAYLKRDNRTVGMIAQRN; this is translated from the coding sequence TTGAAGAATGGTATAAAAGTCATTCTTCTGGAACGGAATACATCTCCAACAATCTCCTTCTACATCAGGTTCAAAGCTGGAGCGGCAAACGACCCTGCGGGAAAATCAGGAATGGCGCATCTCCTTGAACACATGTTGTTCAAAGGTACAAAAAGTATAGGTACTGTAAATTATAAAAGGGAAAGAGAGGTTCTTAAGAAAATATATAAAGTTGGGAGCGCTATCGATCGAGAACGCATGAAGGGTGAGCTGGCAGACAAAGACAAAATAGTCCTATTGCAAAGAAAACTTGAAAAATTGAATCAAAGGCACAGGAAACTCTACCGTTCAAACGAAATCGACCGAATATACACGGAGAATGGAGCCGAGCATTACAATGCAACCACAGGCCAGGACCTCATCACTGTTCATGTCAGTCTCCCCTCTAATCGTATGGAGGTATGGGCGCGTATAGAGTCCGATCGTATGTTCAACACTGTTTTCAGAGAATTTTACCAAGAAAGGAACGTCATACTCGAGGAACGCAAACAAAGAATAGAATCACGACCAGAAGGCAAATTGATGGAAAAATTCTACGCAGAAGCTTTCACTGTCCACCCATACAATAGGCCGATCATAGGCTACCAAAATGAAGTTGCATTCATTACACCCCACGATCTTCAAAACTTCTACAGAGAAACCTTATCTCCAGAGAAAACGATAATCACTGTCGTAGGAAATTTCAAATCATGGGAAGCTAAAAAAATAATACACAAATACTTTGGAAACCTAAAGACGAGTTCAGTAGTGGAAAAATCAGTAATTCTGGAACCTCCCCAGAAGAGTGAGAGGAAGTTTTGCCTGAATAAAATAGATGCAAAACCCCTTCTCGTCATAGGTTATCACAAACCAAACCCACCTCACGATGATGATTGTGTTTTTGATGTAATATCGACCATACTTTCAAGGGGAAGGTCTAGTCGGTTCTTTCAGGAAATCGTAGAGAAGAGAAATCTCGCAGAATCGGTAATAGCCATAAACGGCCTGCCAGGAGAGAGATATCCAAACTTATTTGTCATCTACGCCCAACCGCGAAGTTCCACAAAAATAGATGATCTCGAGAATGCTATATACTCCATTCTAGAAGATTTAAAAAACGGAAAAATCTCACAGGAGGAACTCAACAAAGCAAAAAATTATCTCCGGGTCGATGTCCTCCGATCACAAACAACAAATGAGGAAATTGCTGACATGCTCTCGTATTATGAGGCTCAAGTAGGCGATTTCAGGTACATCGAAAGATACCTACGTAGACTCGATTCAATTACACTAGAGGATTTGAGACGAGTTGCCCATGCTTATCTAAAGCGAGATAACAGAACAGTGGGGATGATCGCACAACGTAACTGA
- a CDS encoding insulinase family protein, translated as MTTRKILLMTFVSVLFSLIGTTETFPWMEQYRHPDTFSFKPLNFVPPKPHRFVLKNGLTIFVMEDHTVPLVDIQITIGAGSYFEPIGKEGLAELTAEAIKTGGTKTLPPRSVDEFLDFTGSTLKTSVSYEMVTFSLNCLREEWKKGIQLLYDMMSAPLMDETRIKLSKELMIEDLLRLKDDPWRLSFREFTCALYGSDPRGRKSTPESIKNITRDDLLSFHQEYFYPENMIIAITGDVTVSEVATECERLFGGLKLTGKSRKVTPPPEKTKPGIYYVIKELPQSIIIAGHIAPGKSDSYYFPFKILDLIVGSGGFTSKLTQEIRTSKGLAYSAGSFYKTRAHHGVFAVYGATSNDNTVKVLRRIIDILSAIKAGQISKVEVEKTKKTFLNRFIFEFQTPNQITYRELVREFYGLPEDFYKVYPLRIESLNLNDIIKTAQVTIKPTELTILVLGPERYLKHLKEIFKNTYECRVVVP; from the coding sequence ATGACAACACGCAAGATCTTATTGATGACATTTGTGTCTGTTCTCTTCTCCCTTATTGGTACTACAGAAACCTTCCCTTGGATGGAACAGTACCGCCATCCAGACACGTTCTCCTTCAAACCTTTGAATTTCGTCCCCCCTAAGCCACACAGGTTCGTTCTAAAAAATGGTCTTACTATTTTTGTTATGGAAGATCACACCGTACCTCTCGTAGATATTCAGATTACCATAGGTGCAGGTTCATATTTTGAGCCAATCGGCAAAGAGGGTCTAGCCGAACTTACAGCGGAGGCGATAAAAACTGGGGGAACCAAAACGTTACCTCCACGCTCAGTAGACGAATTTCTCGATTTCACTGGAAGTACTCTTAAAACATCTGTGTCATATGAGATGGTAACATTTTCACTGAACTGTCTCCGCGAGGAATGGAAAAAGGGGATTCAGTTACTCTATGATATGATGAGTGCCCCCCTTATGGATGAAACACGTATTAAACTATCAAAAGAACTAATGATAGAAGATTTACTGCGTTTAAAGGATGATCCCTGGAGATTATCGTTCCGAGAATTCACTTGTGCACTATACGGATCAGACCCCAGGGGCAGAAAATCAACCCCAGAATCTATCAAAAACATAACGAGGGATGATCTTCTCAGTTTTCATCAGGAGTATTTCTATCCTGAAAACATGATCATTGCCATAACAGGTGATGTGACTGTATCAGAAGTCGCTACCGAATGTGAACGTCTTTTTGGTGGTCTAAAGTTGACAGGAAAGAGCAGAAAAGTGACTCCTCCCCCAGAAAAGACAAAACCTGGCATTTACTATGTAATAAAAGAGCTACCTCAATCAATCATAATAGCCGGTCATATTGCACCCGGCAAAAGTGATTCCTATTACTTCCCATTTAAGATACTCGACTTAATAGTTGGAAGTGGAGGTTTCACATCAAAGCTCACCCAAGAAATAAGAACGAGCAAAGGACTGGCTTATTCTGCTGGAAGCTTCTATAAAACCCGAGCTCATCACGGTGTATTCGCAGTATATGGCGCCACATCAAATGATAACACAGTAAAGGTGTTGCGCCGTATTATAGACATTCTTTCAGCAATAAAAGCAGGGCAGATCTCAAAGGTCGAAGTAGAAAAAACAAAAAAAACTTTTTTAAACAGATTTATTTTCGAGTTTCAGACTCCGAACCAGATCACTTACAGAGAATTAGTGCGAGAATTTTATGGACTTCCCGAAGATTTTTATAAAGTGTATCCCCTCCGCATTGAATCGCTGAATTTAAACGACATTATAAAAACAGCACAAGTTACAATAAAACCCACTGAATTAACAATACTCGTATTGGGTCCTGAAAGATACCTAAAACACCTCAAGGAGATTTTTAAAAACACATATGAATGCAGGGTTGTAGTACCTTGA
- a CDS encoding M20 family metallo-hydrolase, which yields MFDYNVFRNLSEKIESYRNEMIDLQIALTAIPAISPDNGGEGEYERGRFIKHILDTIPFDQCFEINAPDPRAKGGYRPNIIVRHNGRNKRTVWIITHMDVVPPGNLDLWKTDPFRAVIQDGKIYGRGVEDNQQDLISSLFAARVCCEEKVTTPNAVGLIFVSDEETRSLYGLDYVLINEKNPIQSDDIILVPDAGNSDGTLIEVAEKSILWLRIHTSGKQCHGSTPHQGKNAHLAASHLIVRLHNELHKCFDEINTLFDPPASTFEPTKKEANVPNVNTIPGDDVFYMDCRILPQYDLKMVLAKIKEVAKEIETIFGVSIEVEPIQELQSPPPTSTDAPVVKALQKAIREVYSVEAKPRGIGAGTVAAYLRKREFPVAVWSRTEHTAHQPNEFCLIDNMVGNAKVFLHLFLQDY from the coding sequence ATGTTTGATTACAATGTGTTCCGTAATTTATCAGAAAAAATTGAATCATACAGGAATGAAATGATCGACCTCCAAATTGCTTTGACTGCTATACCGGCTATTTCACCGGATAACGGCGGTGAGGGGGAGTATGAAAGGGGAAGGTTCATAAAACATATACTCGATACTATCCCCTTTGATCAGTGTTTTGAGATAAATGCCCCCGATCCCAGAGCAAAAGGGGGGTACCGTCCCAACATAATCGTGCGGCATAACGGCAGAAACAAAAGAACAGTATGGATTATAACTCACATGGACGTAGTTCCTCCTGGAAACCTAGATCTTTGGAAAACTGACCCTTTCAGAGCTGTTATTCAGGATGGAAAAATCTATGGTCGGGGCGTGGAGGATAATCAGCAGGACCTCATATCTTCACTTTTTGCAGCTCGGGTATGCTGTGAAGAAAAAGTGACTACACCTAACGCTGTGGGTCTTATTTTTGTCTCAGATGAGGAAACGAGAAGTCTGTATGGACTGGACTACGTATTGATTAATGAGAAAAATCCTATTCAGAGTGATGATATAATATTAGTGCCCGATGCAGGAAACAGCGATGGCACACTAATAGAGGTCGCCGAAAAAAGTATCCTATGGCTGCGTATTCATACCAGTGGAAAACAGTGTCATGGGAGCACTCCCCATCAAGGAAAGAATGCACATTTGGCAGCCTCACATCTTATTGTGCGTCTTCACAATGAACTCCATAAGTGTTTTGATGAAATTAACACCCTTTTTGATCCACCGGCGAGTACGTTCGAGCCCACAAAAAAAGAAGCCAATGTACCAAACGTGAATACAATTCCTGGCGATGACGTGTTTTACATGGACTGTCGGATACTACCCCAGTACGACCTGAAAATGGTTCTGGCGAAAATAAAAGAGGTCGCAAAAGAAATCGAAACGATCTTCGGAGTCTCAATTGAGGTAGAACCAATCCAGGAACTTCAATCCCCACCACCAACTTCTACCGATGCGCCAGTGGTAAAAGCCTTACAAAAGGCGATCCGAGAGGTGTACTCTGTTGAAGCCAAACCGCGAGGTATAGGTGCAGGAACAGTGGCTGCGTACTTGAGGAAAAGAGAATTTCCCGTAGCTGTGTGGTCCCGCACTGAGCATACCGCTCACCAACCAAATGAGTTTTGTTTAATTGACAATATGGTAGGAAATGCAAAGGTTTTTCTCCATTTATTCCTTCAGGATTATTAG
- a CDS encoding PhoH family protein produces the protein MCVEKIVFSDHTLLKVLYGEHDKNLRLIEKLDGVSIGVKGNVLSISGDLPSVKLAKNLLMQLYHIVSRGYPLFHQDVDFAHRMLAENSEVNLEQIFLDKVFISSKKRIITPKSLAQKEYIEAIRTCDMVFGIGPAGTGKTYLAMAMAVSYLMDKKVDRIVLARPAVEAGEKLGFLPGDLAEKVNPYLRPLYDALYDMIDFDKATSLITRGVIEVAPLAFMRGRTLNDAFVILDEAQNTTSEQMKMFLTRLGFGSKAVITGDVTQIDLPVEKQSGLIEAEQILKNTKGIRFVYFTEVDVVRHPLVQEIIKAYNNLDKRRRKRDEG, from the coding sequence ATGTGTGTAGAAAAGATTGTTTTCTCTGACCACACATTACTCAAAGTTCTATACGGTGAACACGACAAAAATCTACGTCTTATTGAAAAGCTAGATGGCGTAAGTATTGGGGTAAAAGGCAACGTTCTATCCATAAGTGGTGACCTCCCTTCTGTAAAACTCGCCAAAAATCTCCTCATGCAACTTTATCATATAGTTTCCAGGGGTTACCCTCTTTTTCATCAGGACGTGGATTTTGCACACCGGATGCTGGCTGAAAACAGCGAGGTGAACCTTGAGCAGATATTTCTAGATAAGGTCTTTATCTCATCGAAAAAACGAATAATTACACCCAAAAGTTTAGCACAGAAAGAGTACATTGAAGCCATACGAACCTGCGATATGGTTTTCGGAATAGGGCCAGCTGGCACTGGAAAAACTTATCTAGCTATGGCCATGGCCGTTTCCTATCTCATGGATAAAAAAGTGGACAGGATCGTGCTCGCAAGACCTGCAGTTGAAGCGGGCGAAAAACTTGGGTTCCTTCCAGGTGACTTAGCGGAAAAGGTAAATCCATACTTGAGACCCCTTTATGATGCCCTGTACGATATGATTGACTTTGACAAGGCAACCTCTCTAATAACCAGAGGAGTTATAGAGGTAGCACCCCTTGCTTTTATGAGAGGACGAACCCTCAATGATGCTTTCGTTATACTAGACGAGGCTCAGAACACGACGTCTGAACAGATGAAAATGTTTCTGACACGCCTCGGTTTCGGATCCAAAGCTGTGATTACTGGAGATGTGACTCAGATAGATCTGCCAGTGGAGAAACAGTCAGGGCTTATAGAGGCGGAACAAATATTAAAGAACACTAAGGGGATACGCTTCGTGTACTTCACAGAGGTCGATGTAGTTCGTCATCCTTTAGTACAGGAAATAATAAAAGCTTATAACAACCTTGATAAACGGCGACGTAAACGCGACGAGGGTTAA
- the ybeY gene encoding rRNA maturation RNase YbeY codes for MGSKNNIFIANYQRKFKLNRRKILKIIDQILNLLQIRNSEISVLFLDDEKIRELNRSFLGRDRPTNVMAFPQKEGESPETQYNLLGDVVISVETASREAHEAEIPLEDELTYLLIHGILHLLGYDHESGDEKNAKLMKDKEFELFYMIKGYELE; via the coding sequence TTGGGGTCAAAAAACAATATTTTTATAGCCAATTATCAACGGAAATTCAAGCTTAACAGGCGCAAGATCCTAAAAATCATCGACCAAATCCTCAATCTACTCCAGATCAGAAATAGCGAAATAAGTGTGCTTTTCCTTGATGACGAAAAAATAAGAGAGTTGAACAGATCATTCCTAGGTCGTGATCGACCCACAAACGTTATGGCTTTTCCTCAAAAGGAGGGCGAATCGCCGGAGACACAGTACAATCTACTGGGCGACGTGGTCATATCCGTGGAAACGGCATCAAGAGAAGCCCATGAAGCAGAGATACCTCTTGAAGACGAGTTAACATATCTGCTGATACACGGTATTCTACATCTTCTCGGTTATGATCACGAAAGTGGAGATGAAAAAAACGCCAAATTGATGAAGGACAAAGAATTTGAACTTTTCTATATGATCAAGGGATACGAACTGGAATAA
- a CDS encoding MATE family efflux transporter — translation MMAMLSLAIYNIMDTIWLSWINPYAVAAFTITFPLQMTLAAIGIGTGVGAGSLAARMFGAKDEKTHIIAGQTVFLSVTISLLVILIVLFYGRELLTIFGGEGITLELSLKYLNISIIGSPFLLLILTGTNLLRAEGRPELAMFTIIIFTITGAVCDPLFIFGLGPFPQMGIVGSALSAVLGQLTGGLLLLYFLSNPTSRYQMRLQHLRPNLYLIREIYKTGFPSVLMNLLVSGVITVYTNLLSHYGPMALATLGICFRVNGLLVMMLFGIGHGVLPIVGFNYGAKLYKRLVTTIKVAIISSTIFASFTSFIVLILADYIVLIFTQETTLFEMSRIALRLYISSLVFAGPSIVLINMFIGLGKGTTSMWLMFIRDGVLLIPFLYLFQFWMGFWGIWIAQPVAAALAFLIIYKRARMELENFKQIANR, via the coding sequence ATGATGGCTATGTTGTCTCTTGCTATCTACAATATTATGGACACCATCTGGCTCTCATGGATAAACCCTTATGCTGTTGCCGCATTTACAATCACATTCCCTTTACAGATGACCTTGGCAGCCATAGGTATTGGCACTGGAGTGGGTGCCGGCTCACTTGCGGCTCGGATGTTTGGGGCAAAAGACGAAAAAACACACATCATCGCAGGCCAAACAGTTTTTCTCTCAGTAACTATCTCATTACTTGTAATTCTAATAGTTCTCTTTTATGGAAGAGAGCTTCTAACCATATTTGGCGGTGAAGGTATAACCTTAGAGCTTTCCCTCAAATATCTTAACATAAGTATTATTGGTTCCCCATTTTTGCTTCTAATTCTAACTGGTACAAATCTTCTTCGAGCTGAAGGACGACCGGAACTAGCCATGTTTACCATTATAATCTTTACCATAACAGGGGCTGTATGCGATCCACTGTTTATTTTCGGATTGGGCCCTTTTCCTCAAATGGGCATCGTCGGCTCTGCGCTGTCTGCCGTACTAGGACAACTCACAGGTGGACTTCTTTTGCTTTATTTTTTGTCCAACCCTACATCACGATACCAAATGCGGTTACAACATTTACGTCCCAATCTCTACTTAATCAGAGAAATTTACAAAACCGGATTTCCCTCCGTCCTCATGAACCTGCTTGTAAGCGGGGTTATAACCGTTTATACAAACCTTCTTTCACATTACGGCCCGATGGCTCTTGCAACTCTAGGTATATGCTTCAGGGTCAATGGTCTTCTAGTTATGATGCTCTTCGGGATAGGACATGGCGTACTGCCGATCGTGGGTTTCAATTACGGGGCTAAACTTTATAAACGGCTGGTAACAACCATAAAAGTCGCGATTATCAGCTCAACAATTTTCGCCTCCTTCACATCCTTCATCGTACTAATACTAGCTGATTACATCGTTCTTATTTTCACGCAGGAAACCACCCTTTTTGAAATGTCTCGTATCGCCCTTCGCCTGTATATCTCATCCCTTGTATTCGCAGGACCCAGCATCGTTTTGATCAACATGTTCATCGGATTAGGCAAAGGAACTACATCAATGTGGCTCATGTTCATCAGAGACGGCGTATTACTCATACCTTTCCTTTACCTGTTTCAGTTTTGGATGGGATTCTGGGGGATATGGATCGCGCAACCTGTAGCCGCTGCATTAGCTTTTTTAATCATTTACAAACGAGCAAGAATGGAATTGGAAAATTTTAAGCAAATTGCAAATCGTTAA
- a CDS encoding ATP-binding cassette domain-containing protein gives MATGIWFVAGKQTDSLGMFSSSILETRKLRKIYPLNTGIFSRKGKVFALNGVDIQLFEGEVLGVVGESGSGKSTLARIAAFLEKPTSGQILFEGRDLETLTGEELKRYRRLVQIVFQDPFASLNPRKTAGQALEEPLIVHKIGDNKSRKERVYALLEDLGLPREILDRYPHEFSGGQRQRLCIGRALILEPKVIIADEPVSSLDVSIRAQILNLMKEIQEKFSLTYLFISHDLSVIKFISDRVAVMYMGRIVEVATSDVLFMNPLHPYTQTLLDSVPVPFSMERMEKRTKEKMFFNDVAMHSSACPYFNRCPYREDVCLFIEVPLREFQEGHYVACHKINDLQFA, from the coding sequence GTGGCGACGGGCATATGGTTCGTTGCTGGAAAACAAACTGACAGCTTGGGGATGTTCAGCTCTTCTATTCTAGAGACTAGAAAACTCAGGAAGATATACCCTTTAAACACTGGTATTTTCAGCAGAAAAGGAAAAGTGTTTGCCCTCAATGGTGTAGATATTCAACTATTCGAGGGAGAAGTTCTTGGAGTAGTTGGTGAGAGTGGTTCGGGTAAATCTACACTAGCAAGAATTGCCGCCTTTTTAGAGAAACCTACCTCGGGTCAGATTTTATTCGAGGGTCGGGATTTGGAAACTTTGACCGGAGAGGAGTTAAAGAGATACAGACGGTTGGTGCAAATTGTTTTTCAGGACCCTTTTGCATCTTTGAATCCTCGGAAAACGGCCGGACAGGCTCTAGAGGAACCTCTAATCGTCCATAAAATAGGCGATAATAAATCAAGAAAGGAGCGCGTTTATGCTCTCCTAGAAGATCTGGGATTGCCAAGAGAAATTTTGGATCGTTATCCTCATGAATTCAGTGGAGGACAGAGACAGCGGCTGTGTATAGGCAGGGCATTGATTCTAGAACCAAAGGTTATTATTGCCGATGAACCTGTGTCATCTCTAGATGTTTCTATAAGGGCGCAGATTCTTAACTTGATGAAAGAGATTCAGGAAAAATTTTCTCTGACATACCTTTTTATTTCTCACGATCTGAGTGTTATAAAATTCATTAGCGATAGAGTAGCTGTTATGTATATGGGAAGGATTGTGGAAGTGGCGACAAGCGATGTTCTGTTTATGAACCCCCTCCACCCTTATACACAAACACTTTTGGATTCAGTTCCTGTTCCATTCTCGATGGAGAGAATGGAGAAAAGAACAAAAGAAAAGATGTTTTTCAACGATGTTGCTATGCATAGCTCTGCATGCCCTTACTTTAATCGATGTCCTTATCGAGAGGATGTTTGTCTTTTCATAGAGGTTCCGTTAAGAGAATTTCAGGAGGGGCATTATGTGGCCTGTCACAAGATTAACGATTTGCAATTTGCTTAA
- a CDS encoding ABC transporter ATP-binding protein, producing MGREFPSPLLEIHDLRTYFDTPWGVVRAVDGVDLAVTKGGTTAVVGESGCGKTVLALSILRLVPRPAGRIVSGIVLFENKDLLRLDERSMREIRGKEISMIFQEPMNALNPVLTVGEQIKEVLVVHGRASSKEATDITVELLKRVGISMPEKRIKNYPHQLSGGMRQRVMIAMAIACTPKMLIADEPTTALDVTVQAQILDLLAEIQKKTELGIILITHDLSIVAEMADAVAVMYAGEVVEYAVVKELFSNPKHPYTIGLMESIPVWTRKYGKRDRLKTINGYVLSIVGQFVGCRFQDRCPMVTLSCKIENQVLRDCGDGHMVRCWKTN from the coding sequence ATGGGACGTGAATTTCCGTCACCTTTATTGGAAATTCATGATCTGAGGACGTATTTTGATACCCCATGGGGTGTAGTTCGTGCTGTCGACGGGGTCGATCTTGCAGTAACAAAAGGAGGAACAACAGCGGTTGTAGGAGAGTCCGGTTGTGGAAAAACAGTGTTAGCGCTCTCCATCCTCAGGCTGGTCCCGAGACCCGCCGGAAGAATAGTTTCGGGAATTGTTCTTTTTGAGAATAAAGATTTACTTCGACTGGATGAGAGGTCTATGAGGGAGATACGAGGGAAAGAGATCTCCATGATTTTTCAGGAACCAATGAATGCGTTGAATCCTGTTTTAACGGTGGGAGAACAGATAAAAGAGGTATTAGTAGTTCATGGTAGAGCAAGTTCGAAGGAGGCCACCGATATAACCGTAGAGCTACTAAAACGAGTGGGTATTTCTATGCCGGAAAAGAGAATAAAGAATTATCCCCATCAGTTGAGTGGGGGGATGCGTCAAAGAGTTATGATTGCAATGGCAATTGCATGCACCCCTAAAATGCTCATAGCTGATGAACCAACTACAGCTCTCGATGTAACTGTACAGGCACAGATATTAGATTTGCTTGCGGAAATACAGAAGAAAACCGAACTGGGAATTATACTTATAACCCACGATTTGAGTATTGTCGCTGAGATGGCAGATGCTGTAGCAGTAATGTACGCTGGTGAAGTTGTTGAATACGCTGTGGTTAAAGAACTGTTTTCGAACCCCAAGCATCCATATACCATAGGATTAATGGAATCCATACCCGTTTGGACGAGAAAATATGGGAAAAGAGATCGACTCAAAACAATAAATGGATATGTACTGTCCATTGTTGGCCAGTTTGTTGGTTGTCGCTTTCAAGATCGTTGCCCTATGGTTACCCTTTCTTGTAAAATAGAGAATCAGGTTCTTAGAGATTGTGGCGACGGGCATATGGTTCGTTGCTGGAAAACAAACTGA
- a CDS encoding leucyl aminopeptidase has translation MNINVSSLLYPEKPVDAFIIPLPENPLPLSGFAKLFDNATSNSISNFLELGDFQGKFLETAVIYLPDSHFSKRIILVGLGKQSEIDLEKIRGVFAKGVNLARDLKARNVGTEIDEELCKLSRAEALVALVEGVCLGFYSFNRFKTTDKDKTHEIEELTVYSGTKSFLDELRALVRKTEIVCEATNFARDLVSMPANFMKPRDLADVAIDLAKSRKEVEVEILEKDEIEKLGMNAFLGVAKGSHEPPKLIVVKYRGVGEDKDPIVLIGKGLTFDSGGLSLKSAEKMEEMKSDMAGAAAVLGTIRALSDLSFPVNVVGLIAATENLPGGGALKPGDILKSLSGKTIEVINTDAEGRLTLADAIAFAHRFKPQAIIDIATLTGACVVALGEDLTGMFGNDERLKSRIKMAGEKTGEFVWELPLWNAYEELIKSEVADVKNTGGRQAGAITAALFLKHFVGDVPWVHLDIAGTAWRSKGKSYISKGASGVGVRLLVELITEWQRKAADGT, from the coding sequence ATGAATATAAATGTCTCCTCACTCCTATATCCAGAAAAGCCTGTGGATGCTTTTATTATTCCTTTGCCTGAAAATCCCCTCCCTCTCTCCGGGTTTGCAAAACTTTTCGATAATGCAACTTCAAATTCAATAAGTAATTTTCTCGAACTGGGTGATTTTCAGGGAAAGTTTCTTGAAACGGCTGTGATTTACCTGCCAGATTCGCATTTTTCAAAGCGCATAATCCTCGTAGGATTGGGGAAACAAAGCGAGATAGATCTGGAAAAGATAAGAGGTGTATTTGCCAAAGGTGTAAATCTAGCAAGAGATCTTAAGGCGAGAAACGTTGGAACAGAGATTGATGAGGAACTATGTAAACTTTCCCGTGCCGAAGCTTTGGTCGCTTTGGTTGAAGGTGTTTGTCTAGGGTTCTATTCATTCAATAGATTCAAGACAACTGATAAAGATAAAACACATGAAATTGAGGAACTTACAGTCTACTCAGGTACGAAAAGTTTTCTAGACGAATTGAGAGCACTGGTAAGAAAAACGGAAATAGTATGTGAAGCCACAAACTTTGCCCGTGATTTGGTGTCCATGCCTGCAAATTTTATGAAACCGAGAGATTTAGCTGATGTGGCCATTGATCTTGCTAAGTCCAGAAAGGAAGTTGAGGTTGAGATACTTGAGAAAGATGAGATTGAAAAATTAGGCATGAATGCATTCTTGGGTGTAGCAAAGGGAAGTCATGAGCCCCCAAAACTTATAGTTGTTAAGTATAGAGGGGTGGGGGAGGATAAGGATCCAATTGTCCTTATAGGTAAGGGGCTTACGTTTGACAGTGGAGGATTATCTCTCAAGTCGGCGGAAAAAATGGAAGAGATGAAATCAGACATGGCAGGTGCTGCCGCAGTTCTTGGAACGATAAGAGCATTGTCAGATTTGTCTTTTCCTGTGAACGTAGTTGGTCTTATAGCGGCCACTGAAAATTTACCGGGAGGTGGTGCTCTCAAACCAGGTGATATTCTTAAGTCTCTATCAGGAAAGACGATTGAAGTGATAAATACCGATGCGGAGGGTAGACTAACACTTGCAGATGCAATTGCATTCGCGCATCGTTTTAAACCACAGGCAATAATAGATATTGCGACACTTACGGGTGCCTGCGTGGTTGCTTTGGGAGAAGACCTTACGGGAATGTTTGGTAACGATGAGAGACTGAAAAGTCGGATAAAAATGGCAGGTGAAAAAACGGGTGAATTCGTATGGGAACTTCCACTTTGGAATGCCTATGAGGAACTCATCAAAAGTGAAGTTGCAGATGTCAAAAACACCGGGGGTAGGCAAGCAGGCGCAATCACAGCAGCGTTGTTTCTCAAACATTTTGTAGGTGATGTCCCTTGGGTTCATCTTGATATTGCGGGTACAGCTTGGCGTTCAAAGGGTAAAAGTTATATTTCCAAAGGGGCATCAGGTGTAGGAGTGCGTTTGCTTGTGGAATTAATTACCGAGTGGCAAAGAAAAGCGGCCGATGGGACGTGA